The DNA region GCTGCTCCTGGTAGGTCAGCACGGCGCTTCCGGTAGCTGCTATGGCCGCTTCGCGGATAAGCGACTCGGTAAAGTCCATCAGCCACCGATAATCGGTATAGGCGGCATAGAACTCCATCATGGTGAATTCGGGGTTGTGCCGCGGGCTGACACCTTCGTTGCGAAAGTTGCGGTTAACCTCGAAAACACGATCAAAGCCGCCCACCACCAGGCGTTTCAGGTAGAGCTCGGGCGCAATGCGCAAGAACATCTCCATATCGAGCGCATTGTGATGGGTAACGAAAGGCTTGGCTGCCGCACCGCCAGGGATGGGATGCAGCATGGGCGTTTCGACTTCCAGGAAGCCGGCGTTCAGCATGAACTGCCTGAGGCTGCCGATAGCCTTGCTGCGCGCGATGAAGGTGCGGCGGGTGTCTTCCGTCATGATGAGGTCGACATAGCGCTGGCGATAGCGTAGTTCTTGATCAGCAACGCCGTGGAATTTGTCGGGCAGCGGGCGCAGCGACTTGGTCAGCAGCTTGATGGTGCTGGCGTGTACCGATAGCTCGCCTTTGTTGGTCTTGAATACCGTGCCTTCCACGCCCAGGATGTCGCCGCTGTCCCAGGTCTTGAACTGTGCGTAAAGGTCTTCGCCCAGCTTGGCCTTGTCCAGAAAAACCTGGATGCGACCCGTGCTGTCCTGCAAGGTGGCGAAGCTGGCCTTGCCCATGACGCGCTTAAGCATCATGCGACCGGCAATTTTTACAGGGGTGGCAAGTTCGGCCAAGGCTTCCTTGTCTTGTTCGCCGTAGGAGGCGTGCAAGTCGGCCGCTCGTGCGTCGGGCCGGAAATCGTTGGGGTAGGCCACGCCTTCGGCGCGCAATTTAGCCAGCTTGCCACGGCGTTCGGCGATCAGGTGGTTTTCGTCAATGGCAGGGCTGGTGGGCGTGGTTTCTGTCATGTTGGGAGATGTTTTTCGTGCTTAGGCGTGATTTCTAATGTCGTCGAGCACGGTTGTGCCGAAGTCGTTGTGGTCCAGGTAGCGCAGGATGCGGGCGGCTACGTCTGCGGGCGCAGATAGCTGTCCTTGCGCGTGCATGTCGGCAAAGCGCTGCACATTGGGAAAATCGGCGGCTGCGCTGCCGCGTATTTGTTCTTGCATGCCGGTGTCGATCACGCCCGGTGCAAGCGATGCGACGCGCACGCCATGGTTCTCGGCGTGCAGCACGCTGGTGTAGTGATCCAGCGCTGCTTTGGTGGCGCAATAAACGCCCCAGCCCGGCATGGGGTTGCGGCCCGCGCCGGAGGAAATGTTCAGGATGCGGCTGTCGGCTTGCAAGGGCTGGACGGCTTTAAGGAATGCCGCGGTCAACAGCATGACGCTGCTGACGTTAAGGCTGAAGGCTGCCGTGATGGCAGCGGCATTGGTCAAGTTGCTGGCCTGGCCTATGGGCTCGACGGTGCCGGCATTGTTGATCAGGATATAACGTTGGGCATCGGGCGGCAGGGCCGCCGCCAAGTCCTGCGCCACACGTTCGGCGGCGGCCGGGTCTGCCAGGTCGGCTTGAATCTGCTTTAGCGCGCAACCGGTGGCGGCAGCCCGCGCGGCAAGCGCGTCGTTCTGGCGACGGGCAATGGTAAGCACCAGCGAGCCCTGCTGCATCAGGCCCAGCGCCAGTGCTTCGCCCAACCCTCGGGACGCCCCGGTAACGATGGCGACAGTGCTTGCTTGCATTTAGACTCCTTGCTTCAGGCTGGCTTGTATGAAGGGATCCAGGTCGCCGTCCAGCACTTTCTGGGTGTTGGATATCTCGACGTTGGTGCGTAGATCCTTGATGCGGCTTTGGTCCAAAACATAAGAACGAATCTGGTGCCCCCAACCGACATCGGTCTTGGCGTCTTCCATCTTTTGCTGCTGCGCCATGCGGGTGCGTATTTCGAGCTCGTACAGGCGCGACCGGAGCATTTGCATGGCTTCGGCGCGGTTGCGGTGTTGGGAGCGGTCGTTCTGGCACTGCACGACGATGCCGGTGGGCTCGTGCGTAATGCGCACGGCTGAGTCAGTCTTGTTGATGTGCTGCCCGCCCGCACCGCTGGCACGGTAGGTGTCAACACGCAGATCGGCAGGGTTGATCTCGATTTCGATCGAATCGTCGACCTCAGGGTAGACGAATACGCTGGCAAATGAGGTGTGCCGTCCGTTGGCGGAGTCGAATGGGCTTTTGCGTACCAGGCGATGCACGCCGGTTTCGGTGCGCAGGAAGCCGAACGCGTAATCGCCTTCGATCTTGATGGTGGCCGATTTGATGCCGGCAACATCGCCGTCGGATTCTTCCAGAACTTCGGCCTTGAAATCCTTGCGCTCGCAATAGCGCAGGTACTGCCGCAACAGGATGGATGCCCAGTCTTGAGCTTCAGTGCCGCCGGCCCCGGCCTGGATGTCCATGAAGCAGTTGAGCGGGTCGGCCGGGTTGTTGAACATCCGGCGGAACTCCAGGTCTTCCAGCAGCAGGCCTATGGCGTCGGTGTCGTGCTCGATGGCCGCCAGCGTGGCGTCATCGTCATCGTCGGCGGCCAGCTCGAACAGCTCTTGGGCATCGTGCAGGCCGTTGCTTATCGTGGATAAAGTCTGGACAACTTTTTCCAGGCTCTTTTTTTCTCGGCCCAGCTCCTGGGCGTGCTTGGGGTCGTTCCAGACTTCAGCGCTTTCCAGTTCGGCGTTTACTACGTGCAGGCGTTCGGCTTTGGCATCGTAGTCAAAGGTACCTCCGAAGTGCCTGCTCGCGCTCCGCGTAGTCTTCCAGGCGGGCGGCAAGTTGGTTTTGGCGTTCGGCTTCCATGTGTATTCCTGATTATCTGCGTGATATTGGTATCTGCTAATCTCGCATTTTAACCTGTACTGGCCTGGCCTCCATGATGCTCCCGCCCGAATCACAGAATGCTCCCCTGGCCGACATCCCCGTAGCCGCGGTGCCGCAACCGTACTCCCAAGGGTTGGCGGCGATGTCGCCGGCCAATTTCGGGATGGTCATGGCGACCGGGATTGTGTCGATCGCAGCTCATTTACTGGGGCACCCGTCTGTGGCTCGCGGCTTGTTCACGCTGAACATTCTGCTGTATGGGGTGCTGTGGATCTTGACGGTGTTGCGTGTCAGCCGCTACCCGCGCCGATTCTTTGGCGATATGGCGGACCATCTGCGCGGGCCTGGTTTTTTCACCACGGTGGCCGCCACGGGCGTATTGGGCTCGCAGTATATGCTGCTTGCCGCTGACGCCGGCTCGGGCGCCGTTTTGTGGTTGCTGGCATTGCTGCTGTGGCTGGTGCTGACATACGCCATCTTTGCCATCTTCACCGTCAAGCGCGTCAAGCCCACGCTCGATAAAGGAATCAATGGCGGCTGGTTGCTTGCGGTAGTGGCAACCCAATCGATTTCGGTGTCCAGCGCCTTGCTTGCGGTCAGTCAGCCCGCCTATCAGCTGGAACTGAACTTCCTTGCCCTGTCGATGTGGCTGTGGGGCGGCATGCTGTACATCTGGCTGATGGCTCTGATCTTTTACAGGTACACATTCTTTCGCTTGTCGCCGGACGATCTGACGCCGCCTTACTGGATCAATATGGGCGCGATGGCGATCTCGACGCTGGCCGGCTCCTTGCTGATCGCCAACGCGGCGCAAGTGCCTTTCCTGGCCTCGATGTTGCCTTTCCTGAAGGGTTTCACGGTGTTTTACTGGGCAGCGGGTACGTGGTGGATACCCATGTTGCTGCTGCTCGGGCTATGGCGCTACGTCTATATGCGGTTTCCGCTACGGTACGACCCCCTCTATTGGGGCGCTGTGTTTCCTTTGGGCATGTATGCGGCCTGTACCTACCAGCTTGATGCCGTCATGCAGTTTACCGTGCTGGCATGGCTGCCTATTGTTTTCTTCTATTTGGCCTTGGCGGCCTGGAGCCTGACCTTCGCGGGCCTGGTGGCGCGCGTTGCAAGGGGGCTGCTGAAAACCAAAACGCCGTCGATATAGCGACGGCGTTTTGAAAACTTCAAGGTGTACTGCGGTTTAGAAATTACCGATGTTAGGCAGCCACAACGAAATTGCCGGCACGTAGGTGATTAGCACCAGGAAACTAAGCAGTATCAGCAGCCAGGGCGAAGCCGCCCGAACCACCTGTCCGATAGACATCCTGGTGATTCCGGCTGTTACGAACAGGTTCAAGCCTATGGGTGGCGTAACCATGCCGATTTCCAGGTTGACCACGATGATAATACCCAGGTGCACGGGGTCTATGCCCAGCTCCATCGCAATCGGGAACAGGATGGGCGCCAGGATAAGGATAATGCCTGTCGGCTCCATGAACATGCCGGCGATCAATAGCAAGACGTT from Pollutimonas thiosulfatoxidans includes:
- the lysS gene encoding lysine--tRNA ligase; the protein is MTETTPTSPAIDENHLIAERRGKLAKLRAEGVAYPNDFRPDARAADLHASYGEQDKEALAELATPVKIAGRMMLKRVMGKASFATLQDSTGRIQVFLDKAKLGEDLYAQFKTWDSGDILGVEGTVFKTNKGELSVHASTIKLLTKSLRPLPDKFHGVADQELRYRQRYVDLIMTEDTRRTFIARSKAIGSLRQFMLNAGFLEVETPMLHPIPGGAAAKPFVTHHNALDMEMFLRIAPELYLKRLVVGGFDRVFEVNRNFRNEGVSPRHNPEFTMMEFYAAYTDYRWLMDFTESLIREAAIAATGSAVLTYQEQPLDLSQPFDRLTIAQAILKYAPSYTATQLEDEDYLRTELKRLGADVNGPVLARAGLGALQLALFEETAEAKLWKPTYIIDYPVEVSPLARASDTQAGITERFELFITGREIANGFSELNDPEDQAARFKAQVEAKDAGDEEAMFYDADYIRALEYGLPPTGGCGIGIDRLIMLLTDSPSIRDVILFPHLRPED
- a CDS encoding SDR family oxidoreductase, which translates into the protein MQASTVAIVTGASRGLGEALALGLMQQGSLVLTIARRQNDALAARAAATGCALKQIQADLADPAAAERVAQDLAAALPPDAQRYILINNAGTVEPIGQASNLTNAAAITAAFSLNVSSVMLLTAAFLKAVQPLQADSRILNISSGAGRNPMPGWGVYCATKAALDHYTSVLHAENHGVRVASLAPGVIDTGMQEQIRGSAAADFPNVQRFADMHAQGQLSAPADVAARILRYLDHNDFGTTVLDDIRNHA
- the prfB gene encoding peptide chain release factor 2 (programmed frameshift), whose translation is MEAERQNQLAARLEDYAEREQALRRYLDYDAKAERLHVVNAELESAEVWNDPKHAQELGREKKSLEKVVQTLSTISNGLHDAQELFELAADDDDDATLAAIEHDTDAIGLLLEDLEFRRMFNNPADPLNCFMDIQAGAGGTEAQDWASILLRQYLRYCERKDFKAEVLEESDGDVAGIKSATIKIEGDYAFGFLRTETGVHRLVRKSPFDSANGRHTSFASVFVYPEVDDSIEIEINPADLRVDTYRASGAGGQHINKTDSAVRITHEPTGIVVQCQNDRSQHRNRAEAMQMLRSRLYELEIRTRMAQQQKMEDAKTDVGWGHQIRSYVLDQSRIKDLRTNVEISNTQKVLDGDLDPFIQASLKQGV
- a CDS encoding tellurite resistance/C4-dicarboxylate transporter family protein, which translates into the protein MSPANFGMVMATGIVSIAAHLLGHPSVARGLFTLNILLYGVLWILTVLRVSRYPRRFFGDMADHLRGPGFFTTVAATGVLGSQYMLLAADAGSGAVLWLLALLLWLVLTYAIFAIFTVKRVKPTLDKGINGGWLLAVVATQSISVSSALLAVSQPAYQLELNFLALSMWLWGGMLYIWLMALIFYRYTFFRLSPDDLTPPYWINMGAMAISTLAGSLLIANAAQVPFLASMLPFLKGFTVFYWAAGTWWIPMLLLLGLWRYVYMRFPLRYDPLYWGAVFPLGMYAACTYQLDAVMQFTVLAWLPIVFFYLALAAWSLTFAGLVARVARGLLKTKTPSI